One segment of Accipiter gentilis chromosome 26, bAccGen1.1, whole genome shotgun sequence DNA contains the following:
- the RARS1 gene encoding arginine--tRNA ligase, cytoplasmic isoform X2 has translation MININSCLQEIFGAAIQAAYPDLENPPLVVTPSQQPKFGDYQCNSAMGITQILLKTKEQKVSPREIAEKISKNIPANECIEKVEIAGPGFINVHLRKDFVSKQLSSLLMNGVQPPAVGKRKKVVVDFSSPNIAKEMHVGHLRSTIIGESMCRLFEFAGYDVLRLNHLGDWGTQFGMLIAHLQDKFPDYLTVSPPIGDLQAFYKESKRRFDTEEEFKKRAYQCVVLLQSKNPDFIKAWELICDVSRKEFQKIYNCLDITLIERGESFYHEMMKDIVKEFEDKGFVQVDDGRKIVFVPGFPVPLTIMKSDGGYTYDTSDLAALKHRLCEEKADILIYVVDSGQSVHLQTVFAAGQMIGWYDPKVTRVAHAAFGVVLGEDKKKFKTRSGDTVRLIDLLEEGLKRAMDKLKDKERDKVLTAEELKAAQTSVAFGCIKYADLSHNRLNDYVFSFDKMLDDRGNTAAYLLYAFTRIRAIARLANIDEQMLRKAAREEVLILDHEKEWKLGKCILRFPEILQKILEDLLLHTLCDYLYELATTFTEFYDNCYCVEKDRQSGQIVKVNMWRLLLCEATATVMAKGFDILGIKPVQRM, from the exons atgaTTAATATCAACAGCTGTCTTCAGGAGATCTTTGGAGCTGCTATTCAGGCTGCCTACCCAGATTTAGAAAACCCTCCATTAGTGGTGACGCCAAGTCAGCAGCCCAAATTTGGGGATTACCAGTGTAACAGCGCCATGGGCATAACACAG ATACTGCTCAAAACCAAGGAACAGAAGGTTAGCCCAAGAGAAATCGCTGAGAAAATATCAAAAAATATTCCTGCCAACGAATGCATTGAGAAGGTTGAAATTGCCGGTCCTG GTTTTATCAATGTCCACTTGAGAAAGGATTTTGTGTCGAAGCAGCTGAGCAGTTTATTGATGAATGGAGTTCAACCACCAGCTGttggcaaaaggaaaaag GTGGTAGTGGATTTTTCATCCCCTAACATTGCAAAGGAGATGCATGTTGGCCACCTGCGGTCTACCATCATTGGAGAAAGTATGTGCCGACTGTTCGAATTCGCAGGTTATGATGTTTTGAG GTTAAACCATTTAGGAGATTGGGGCACCCAGTTTGGAATGCTCATTGCTCACCTCCAAGACAAATTTCCAGACTACTTAACTGTTTCTCCTCCCATTGGGGATCTCCAAGCTTTTTACAAG GAATCCAAGAGGAGGTTTGACACAGAGGAGGAATTTAAGAAACGTGCCTACCAATGTgtggtgctgctgcagagcaaaaACCCAGACTTCATTAAAGCGTGGGAGCTGATCTGTGACGTGTCACGGAAAG AGTTCCAGAAAATCTACAACTGCTTGGACATCACACTCATAGAGAGAGGGGAATCGTTCTACCACGAGATGATGAAAGACATCGTGAAAGAATTTGAAGATAAAG GATTTGTCCAGGTTGATGATGGCCGCAAGATCGTGTTTGTCCCAGGCTTCCCTGTCCCATTGACGATCATGAAATCAGATGGAGGTTACACATACGACACATCTGACTTAGCTGCTCTTAAACACAGGCTGTGTGAAGAGAAGGCTGATATCCTTATTTATGTTGTCGATAGCGGCCAG TCGGTGCATTTACAAACAGTGTTTGCAGCTGGACAGATGATTGGCTGGTACGATCCCAAAGTAACCAGAGTGGCCCATGCCGCATTCGGAGTGGTGCTGGGAGAAGACAA GAAGAAGTTCAAAACTCGTTCAGGGGATACAGTGCGTCTTATAGACCTGCTGGAGGAAGGGCTGAAAAGAGCCATGGACAAGCTGAAAGACAAGGAACGGGACAAG GTCCTCACAGCAGAAGAGCTGAAAGCTGCCCAGACATCAGTCGCTTTTGGATGTATTAAATATGCAGATCTCTCCCACAACAGACTAAACGATTACGTATTCTCCTTTGACAAGATGCTGGATGACCGAGGAAACACAGCTGCATATTTGCTGTATGCCTTCACACGGATCAG GGCTATTGCTCGCCTGGCCAATATTGATGAGCAGATGCTGCGGaaggcagccagggaggaggTGCTCATCCTTGACCATGAGAAGGAGTGGAAACTGGGCAAGTGCATCCTGAGGTTCCCTGAGATCCTGCAGAAGATCCTGGAGGACTTGTTATTGCACACGCTCTGTGACTACCTTTACGAGCTGGCCACCACCTTCACCGAGTTCTACGACAACTGCTACTGTGTTGAGAAGGACAGGCAGAGTG GCCAGATTGTGAAGGTGAACATGTGGAGGCTGCTGCTGTGTGAAGCCACTGCCACCGTCATGGCCAAAGGATTCGACATCCTGGGGATTAAGCCTGTGCAGAGGATGTAG
- the RARS1 gene encoding arginine--tRNA ligase, cytoplasmic isoform X1 — protein sequence MEARVAQSAARLARQENEIKLLTAEIERLKNFGCLGVSPSLEGLRDENAKLKYRLNFLQKSLQEERSKTAKSMININSCLQEIFGAAIQAAYPDLENPPLVVTPSQQPKFGDYQCNSAMGITQILLKTKEQKVSPREIAEKISKNIPANECIEKVEIAGPGFINVHLRKDFVSKQLSSLLMNGVQPPAVGKRKKVVVDFSSPNIAKEMHVGHLRSTIIGESMCRLFEFAGYDVLRLNHLGDWGTQFGMLIAHLQDKFPDYLTVSPPIGDLQAFYKESKRRFDTEEEFKKRAYQCVVLLQSKNPDFIKAWELICDVSRKEFQKIYNCLDITLIERGESFYHEMMKDIVKEFEDKGFVQVDDGRKIVFVPGFPVPLTIMKSDGGYTYDTSDLAALKHRLCEEKADILIYVVDSGQSVHLQTVFAAGQMIGWYDPKVTRVAHAAFGVVLGEDKKKFKTRSGDTVRLIDLLEEGLKRAMDKLKDKERDKVLTAEELKAAQTSVAFGCIKYADLSHNRLNDYVFSFDKMLDDRGNTAAYLLYAFTRIRAIARLANIDEQMLRKAAREEVLILDHEKEWKLGKCILRFPEILQKILEDLLLHTLCDYLYELATTFTEFYDNCYCVEKDRQSGQIVKVNMWRLLLCEATATVMAKGFDILGIKPVQRM from the exons ATGGAGGCGCGGGTGGCGCAGTCCGCAGCTCGGCTGGCGCGGCAG gaAAACGAGATCAAGTTGTTAACTGCAGAAATTGAGCGTCTGAAGAACTTTGGATGCTTGGGAGTCTCCCCAAGTCTGGAGGGGTTGCGAGACGAAAACGCAAAACTTAAGTATCGGTTAAATTTCCTTCAAAAG agccttcaggaggaaagaagtaaaacagcaaaaagcatgaTTAATATCAACAGCTGTCTTCAGGAGATCTTTGGAGCTGCTATTCAGGCTGCCTACCCAGATTTAGAAAACCCTCCATTAGTGGTGACGCCAAGTCAGCAGCCCAAATTTGGGGATTACCAGTGTAACAGCGCCATGGGCATAACACAG ATACTGCTCAAAACCAAGGAACAGAAGGTTAGCCCAAGAGAAATCGCTGAGAAAATATCAAAAAATATTCCTGCCAACGAATGCATTGAGAAGGTTGAAATTGCCGGTCCTG GTTTTATCAATGTCCACTTGAGAAAGGATTTTGTGTCGAAGCAGCTGAGCAGTTTATTGATGAATGGAGTTCAACCACCAGCTGttggcaaaaggaaaaag GTGGTAGTGGATTTTTCATCCCCTAACATTGCAAAGGAGATGCATGTTGGCCACCTGCGGTCTACCATCATTGGAGAAAGTATGTGCCGACTGTTCGAATTCGCAGGTTATGATGTTTTGAG GTTAAACCATTTAGGAGATTGGGGCACCCAGTTTGGAATGCTCATTGCTCACCTCCAAGACAAATTTCCAGACTACTTAACTGTTTCTCCTCCCATTGGGGATCTCCAAGCTTTTTACAAG GAATCCAAGAGGAGGTTTGACACAGAGGAGGAATTTAAGAAACGTGCCTACCAATGTgtggtgctgctgcagagcaaaaACCCAGACTTCATTAAAGCGTGGGAGCTGATCTGTGACGTGTCACGGAAAG AGTTCCAGAAAATCTACAACTGCTTGGACATCACACTCATAGAGAGAGGGGAATCGTTCTACCACGAGATGATGAAAGACATCGTGAAAGAATTTGAAGATAAAG GATTTGTCCAGGTTGATGATGGCCGCAAGATCGTGTTTGTCCCAGGCTTCCCTGTCCCATTGACGATCATGAAATCAGATGGAGGTTACACATACGACACATCTGACTTAGCTGCTCTTAAACACAGGCTGTGTGAAGAGAAGGCTGATATCCTTATTTATGTTGTCGATAGCGGCCAG TCGGTGCATTTACAAACAGTGTTTGCAGCTGGACAGATGATTGGCTGGTACGATCCCAAAGTAACCAGAGTGGCCCATGCCGCATTCGGAGTGGTGCTGGGAGAAGACAA GAAGAAGTTCAAAACTCGTTCAGGGGATACAGTGCGTCTTATAGACCTGCTGGAGGAAGGGCTGAAAAGAGCCATGGACAAGCTGAAAGACAAGGAACGGGACAAG GTCCTCACAGCAGAAGAGCTGAAAGCTGCCCAGACATCAGTCGCTTTTGGATGTATTAAATATGCAGATCTCTCCCACAACAGACTAAACGATTACGTATTCTCCTTTGACAAGATGCTGGATGACCGAGGAAACACAGCTGCATATTTGCTGTATGCCTTCACACGGATCAG GGCTATTGCTCGCCTGGCCAATATTGATGAGCAGATGCTGCGGaaggcagccagggaggaggTGCTCATCCTTGACCATGAGAAGGAGTGGAAACTGGGCAAGTGCATCCTGAGGTTCCCTGAGATCCTGCAGAAGATCCTGGAGGACTTGTTATTGCACACGCTCTGTGACTACCTTTACGAGCTGGCCACCACCTTCACCGAGTTCTACGACAACTGCTACTGTGTTGAGAAGGACAGGCAGAGTG GCCAGATTGTGAAGGTGAACATGTGGAGGCTGCTGCTGTGTGAAGCCACTGCCACCGTCATGGCCAAAGGATTCGACATCCTGGGGATTAAGCCTGTGCAGAGGATGTAG